A window from Drosophila kikkawai strain 14028-0561.14 chromosome 2L, DkikHiC1v2, whole genome shotgun sequence encodes these proteins:
- the TpnC25D gene encoding troponin C — protein MEDDEKMDIMRKAFQMFDTQKTGFIETLRLKTILNSMGQMFEESELQDLIDENDPEDTGKVNFDGFCNIAAHFLEEEDAEAIQKELKEAFRLYDREGNGYITTSTLKEILAALDDKLSSSDLDGIIAEIDTDGSGTVDFDEFMEMMTGD, from the exons ATG GAGGACGACGAGAAGATGGACATCATGCGCAAGGCATTCCAAATGTTCGACACACAAAAGACGGGCTTCATCGAGACCCTGCGCCTGAAGACCATCCTGAACAGCATGGGTCAGATGTTCGAGGAGAGCGAGCTGCAGGATCTGATCGATGAGAACGATCCGGAGGACACCGGCAAGGTAAACTTCGATGGCTTCTGCAACATCGCCGCCCATttcctggaggaggaggatgccGAGGCCATACAGAAGGAGCTGAAGGAGGCCTTCCGTCTGTACGATCGCGAGGGCAACGGTTACATCACCACCTCAACGCTCAAGGAAATCCTCGCCGCCCTCGATGACAAGCTATCCTCCAGCGATCTGGACGGCATCATTGCTGAGATCGATACTGATGGCTCCGGCACCGTGGACTTTGACG AATTCATGGAGATGATGACGGGCGACTAG
- the LOC108081382 gene encoding pancreatic triacylglycerol lipase, translating to MLQVWKLLLLIGISCQTVYAVYEEEEEANCFALQDETCPNENITFWFYTNTILEGKQLWLHNLSDSGFLPRKQLKVLVHGFHGNRDKLPNNQLRLLLTSQNYHVISPDFPNLAVEPCYSQAVGNAKFVGRCLAQLLEKLVSERLVAHEDLHLIGFGLGAHVAGFTGLFMPKNLPLQRITALNPAKPLFLGTDKDDKLDSTDALFVDVIHTDVLMLGLLEAVGHVDFYVNMGISQPNCGDVSKITTHYCYHNRAVTYYAESIASPLGFFGYGCSNYSSFLNGKCQPSKDVEQMGFYVRSEARGFYFLETNYFPPYAMGVNHMNLSREFKNRTYIIDEFLGPKWDF from the exons ATGTTGCAAGTCTGGAAACTTTTGCTTTTAATAG GCATTTCATGTCAAACCGTTTACGCTGTCtatgaggaagaggaggaagcAAATTGCTTTGCCCTTCAGGACGAAACATGTCCCAATGAGAACATTACCTTTTGGTTCTACAC AAACACTATCCTCGAGGGAAAACAATTGTGGTTGCACAATTTAAGCGATTCAGGATTTCTACCTCGAAAACAGTTAAAAGTTTTAGTTCATGGATTTCATGGTAACCGCGACAAATTGCCCAACAATCAGCTGCGCCTCCTGCTTACTTCCCAGAACTACCATGTGATCTCACCGGACTTTCCAAACTTGGCCGTGGAACCCTGCTACTCGCAGGCAGTGGGGAATGCCAAGTTCGTGGGCCGTTGCCTGGCCCAATTACTGGAAAAGCTTGTTAGCGAACGTCTGGTGGCCCATGAGGATCTGCATTTGATCGGTTTCGGTTTGGGTGCCCATGTAGCCGGGTTTACCGGACTCTTTATGCCTAAGAACCTGCCACTGCAGCGCATCACCGCTTTAAATCCGGCCAAGCCACTCTTTCTGGGCACCGACAAAGATGATAAACTGGATTCCACCGATGCCCTTTTCGTGGATGTCATTCACACGGATGTCCTGATGCTTGGCCTTTTAGAGGCAGTGGGTCACGTGGACTTTTACGTGAACATGGGCATCAGTCAGCCCAACTGCGGGGATGTCAGCAAGA tAACCACCCACTACTGCTACCACAACCGAGCCGTGACTTATTACGCGGAGTCCATTGCCTCGCCCTTGGGCTTTTTTGGCTACGGCTGTTCCAACTACAGTAGCTTTCTGAATGGAAAGTGCCAGCCCAGTAAGGATGTGGAACAGATGGGCTTCTACGTACGATCGGA GGCCAGGGGCTTTTACTTTTTGGAGACTAATTATTTTCCACCTTATGCAATGGGCGTAAACCATATGAATCTGAGCCGCGAATTTAAAAACAGAACTTACATAATCGACGAATTCCTAGGTCCTAAGTGGGATTTTTGA
- the tkv gene encoding bone morphogenetic protein receptor type-1B isoform X2, with protein sequence MAPKSRKKKAHARSLTCYCDGSCPDNVINGTCETRPGGSCFSAIQELYDETTGLYEEERTYGCMPPEENGGLLMCKVAVVPHLHGKNIVCCDKEDFCNRDLHPTYTPKLTTPAPDLPVSSESMHTLALFASIVVCLSVLMMILCSVCFTYKRREKMRKQPRLISSMCNSQLSPLSQLVEQSSGSGSGLPLLVQRTIAKQIQMVRLVGKGRYGEVWLAKWRDERVAVKTFFTTEEASWFRETEIYQTVLMRHENILGFIAADIKGNGSWTQMLLITDYHEMGSLHDYLSLSVINPQKLQLLAYSLASGLAHLHDEIFGTPGKPAIAHRDIKSKNILVKRNGQCAIADFGLAVKYNSELDVIHIAQNPRVGTRRYMAPEVLSQQLDPKQFEEFKRADMYSVGLVLWEMARRCYTPISTKTTTCEDYALPYHDVVPSDPTFEDMHAVVCVKGFRPPIPSRWLEDDVLATVSKIMAECWHPNPTVRLTALRVKKTLGRLETDCLIDVPMKIV encoded by the exons CCCGCTCCCTGACCTGCTACTGCGATGGCAGCTGTCCGGACAATGTGATCAATGGAACCTGCGAGACCAGACCCGGAGGCAGCTGCTTCAGCGCTATCCAGGAGCTCTACGATGAGACGACTGGCCTGTACGAGGAGGAGCGCACATACGGATGCATGCCACCCGAAGAAAACGGCGGCCTTCTTATG TGCAAAGTGGCCGTTGTTCCCCACCTGCATGGCAAAAACATTGTGTGCTGCGACAAGGAGGACTTCTGCAACCGTGACCTGCATCCCACATACACACCCAAGCTGACCACACCGGCACCGGATCTGCCCGTGAGCAGCGAGTCCATGCACACGCTAGCCCTCTTCGCCTCCATCGTCGTCTGCCTGTCCGTTCTAATGATGATCCTGTGCAGCGTCTGCTTTACGTACAAGCGGCGCGAGAAGATGCGCAAGCAGCCACGTCTCATCAGCTCCATGTGCAACTCGCAACTGTCGCCGCTGTCACAGCTTGTGGAACAGAGTTCGGGCTCCGGATCGGGACTGCCGCTTCTGGTGCAGCGAACCATTGCCAAGCAGATCCAGATGGTGCGGCTGGTGGGCAAGGGACGCTATGGCGAGGTGTGGCTGGCCAAGTGGCGGGATGAGCGGGTGGCCGTCAAGACATTCTTCACCACGGAGGAGGCTTCCTGGTTCCGCGAGACTGAGATCTATCAGACAGTGCTGATGCGTCACGAGAATATCCTGGGTTTCATAGCAGCCGACATCAAGGGCAATGGCAGCTGGACACAGATGCTGCTGATCACGGACTACCATGAGATGGGCAGCCTGCACGATTACCTCTCGCTGTCGGTGATCAACCCACagaagctgcagctgctggcctACTCCCTGGCCTCGGGCTTGGCCCACCTGCACGACGAGATCTTTGGAACCCCTGGCAAACCGGCGATTGCCCATCGCGACATCAAGAGCAAGAATATACTGGTGAAGAGGAATGGTCAGTGTGCCATTGCTGACTTTGGACTGGCGGTCAAGTACAACTCGGAACTGGATGTGATCCATATTGCCCAGAATCCCCGTGTGGGCACACGACGCTACATGGCCCCCGAGGTGCTGAGCCAGCAGCTGGATCCCAAGCAGTTCGAGGAATTCAAGCGGGCGGACATGTACTCGGTGGGCCTGGTGCTGTGGGAGATGGCTCGTCGCTGCTACACACCCATTTCGACCAAGACGACCACCTGCGAGGACTACGCCCTGCCCTACCACGATGTGGTGCCCTCGGATCCCACGTTCGAGGACATGCACGCCGTGGTGTGCGTGAAGGGCTTCCGGCCGCCCATACCATCACGCTGGCTGGAGGATGATGTACTGGCCACCGTCTCCAAGATCATGGCGGAGTGCTGGCACCCGAATCCCACCGTCCGGCTGACGGCGCTGCGTGTGAAGAAGACGCTGGGGCGGCTGGAGACGGACTGCCTGATCGATGTGCCCATGAAGATTGTCTAG